Sequence from the Acidimicrobiia bacterium genome:
ACGAAGATCGACGGCGCCCCCATGAGGGCGGCCAGGCGGATCGACGGCCTCATGTAGTCGCTGAAGACGAGAAAGGTCGCCCCGAAGGGCCTCAGGCCGCCGTGGATGGCGATCCCGTTGACGGCCGCTCCCATGGCGTGCTCCCGCACCCCGAACCGGAGATTGTGGCCCGAGGGGCTGTCCTGGAACTCTCCCGCCTCGGCGATCAAGGTGTTGGTGGAGGGGGCAAGGTCGGCGGAGCCACCGATCAACCCGGGCATCTCGGAGGAGATCCTGTTGATCGCCCTGCCCGAGGCCTTGCGGGTCTCCACCCGCTCCCCCGGTTGGTATCCCAGGTCGCCGATCTCGATGGTGGGCGCCTGGAAGTGCCGCTCCCAGGCGGCGCGCCGTTCGGGGTCAGCGAAGGCCTTCTGGCTCCTCTCCAGCCATGCCTGGCGGGCGGCGCGCCCCCGATCCATCGCCGCCGCGAAGAACTCACGCACCTCGTCGGGAACCTCGAATTGGGGCAGGTCCCATCCGATCGACTCCTTGTAGGCGGTGATCTCGGCCGCTCCGAGGGGACTGCCGTGGGATGCGGCGGTGCCTTCGAGGGTCGGAGCGCCGTAGGCGATCCTGGTGTGGCAGGCGATCAGCGAGGGCCGGGGGTCGGCGGCGGCAGCCGTGATCGCCTGATCCACCGCCTGGCGGTCGTGCCCGTCGACGTCCAGGGTGTGCCAGCCGAAGGAGGTGAAGCGGGCGAGGACGTCTTCGGTGAAGGCGAGGTCGGTGCTCCCTTCGATCGATATCTCGTTGTCGTCGTACAGGAAGGTGATCCTCCCCAGGACGAGCCGCCCGGCCAGGGACGCCGCCTCGGAGGAGATGCCCTCCATGAGATCGCCGTCGCCGACGAAGGCGTAGGTGCGATGGTCGACCAGGTCTTCGCCGAGCGTGGCCCGCAGGTGCGCCTCGGCGATGGCCATGCCCACAGCGGTACCGAGACCCTGGCCCAAGGGACCGGTGGTCGTCTCGATCCCGAGGTGTGGCTCCCGCTCCGGGTGGCCGGGCGTCGCCGAACCCCACTGCCGGAATGCGGTGATGTCGTCCATCGTCACCGGGAACCCGCTCAGGTGGAGCAGCGAGTAGAGCAGCATCGAGCCGTGACCGTTGGAGAGGACGAACCGATCGCGGTCGGGCCAGAGCGGGTCGGAGGGGTCGACCCGAAGGTGGCGGCCCCACAGGACCACGGCGATGTCGGCCATGCCCATCGGCATCCCGGGATGGCCACTGTCGGCCCTCTGGATGGCGTCGATGCTGAGGACGCGCAGGGTGTCGACCGCTCGTTGCTCCGGGCTCACGCCCGGCAGGCTAACGAAACCCCACCCGGAGACTCACTCCACGACCACCAGACCGCGCGGGGAACGGTTGAGCTCGTCGATCCCATCGGCGGTGCACACGACGATGTCCTCGATGCGCAGCCCGAACTCGCCGGGGACGTAGATGCCGGGTTCGATGGAGAAAGCCATTCCCGGTTCGAGGGGGATCCGGTTGCCGGCGACGATGAAGGGGTGCTCGTGCACCTCCAGGCCGATCCCGTGGCCGGTGCGATGGATGAACCGCTCACCGAGCCCGGCGGCGTCGATCACCTGGCGGGCGGCGGCGTCGATGCTCTCGGCGGTGACTCCGGGCCGCACCGCGGAGCGTGCCGCCTCCTGGGCCTCCTCGAGCACGGCGTGGGCGGCCGCCACCGGCTCCCGGGGCGGGCCCATCGCGAAGGTCCGGGTGGTGTCCGAGTGGTATCCCCCCACTGTGCCGCCGAAGTCGACCACCACGGCGTCGCCCTCCACGATGGGGCGGCCACCGGGCTCGTGGTGGGGCGACGCCCCGTTGGGGCCGGCGGCGACGATCGCCGACCAGGCATGATCGTGGCCCTCTTCGACCGCCATCGCCTCCACCTTCGCTGCCAGCTGCCTCTCGGTGAGGCCGGAGAACCGGGTGGTCGCCAGGCGGACCGCCACCCGGTCGGCGGCGGCTCCCGCAGCGCGCAGCAGGTCGATCTCGGCGGGCTCCTTGCGCATGCGGAGCTCGCGGGTCAGCGGCGACGCCGGGGCGAATCCGGTGGCGGGCATCGCCTCCTGCAGGGAGAGCAGGAACACCGACCAGGTGTTGTCTCCGACGAGTGCTCGCCCAGGCGTACCCGCCAGGTCGACGACGATCTCCACCGGGTCCTCGGTCTCGTCCCAGGGCCGCACGGCGAACGCATCGCCCGGCACCTCCACCCGGGGCGCCTCCAGCCGAGGCACGACCAGGGTCGCCGGGCCGTCGGCGGGCACCACGAGCATTGTGAGCCGCTCCAGCTGGGGAGCGCTGTACCCGCTGAAGTAAGGGAGGTCGGCGCCGACGGACAGCAACAACAGGTCGATGCTGCGCTCCCCCATCAGGGTCCGAGCACGGTCGAGGCGGGCGGCGTAATCCATGGGGAGAGGCTAGATGCGCGCTCCCGCTGGCGGTGTCACGGGGCGGGCGTCCCTGCCTGGGGAGGGGATTGCGAGGGTGGTCTGGGTTCTCGGTCCCCCACTCCTACCCCGCTGTCAGCACGCTGGCCGAGGCCAGTGCTCGCCAATGTCACCCGACAACCAGACCACGACGAAGGGAAGACGACGGCCTCCCGAGCAGTCGGGTACGACCTCACAAGGTAGGTGGTGGCCATGACCAGGAGCAGCAGAAGCGACAGTTCGAGCGCATGACCCGAGACGCTACGACGAGGGTGTGACAGAACCCGGTATTTCCGACCCCACCACCAGCACCGCCCCCGTGGGGTCACAGGGGCGGACGGCTGGCCGATCTACCTGGCGGCTGTCGGTATGCGCTCGCTCAGGTCGCTTACTCCTGGCGGCAACACCGACTCTACAACGACACCACGACACGACCAGGGATCACCATCACCGTCCTCGAGGAGTCGGTCAGCAGCACCCAACCGGCATCGAGCCGGTCGGCCGCAGTCCCCCCCCCCACTTGAATGGGGCGTTGACTCCCAGGATCGAGACGCACTCTCCGACTTGCACCCGGAGACAGCCCGCCGCTCGGAATCCTGATGGTCATCGGCAGACCGACGACCACTCCCAGAAGGTCGCCATCACAGCCCCATGACCTTCCGCCAGCACCGATCACAGACCCACCACAAACCATCATCGAGCAGAACCATCTCGCACCCGAGAGGCTGGAACCTCTCGCACAACTCGCACCGACGACGAGACCGCCGAGGGGAGGGCGCCGTCCCCCGCCTCCGGCGGATGGCCGGCACCCCCTCACCCTTCGGAGATCCCCGCCGACCCTTGCGCCTACTCATGCCGCCTCCCATGCCAGCCAACACGCATCACCACCCCGCTCAGAATCCCGCAGATCGAACGCCGACACCACCTCCACACCCGACGAGCCCGCCCACGACCTCGCCGCCTCCACAGCCGAGTTGTGAGGGTCTGGAACCTCCACCTCCACCCGGGCAGGCTGGAAGCCCTGAGCCACCGAGTACGCCTGCTCGCCACGACCAGCAGACCCCAGCCCCTTCGAGGCGTACGCATGAAGCGCCTTCGACGCATACCCCGAGGCCCCACGAGGGGAGTCCCACCGCTGCCAATCGAACCCCCGATAACCACCACCGCCGCCGAACGACCAGGAGTCCTTCAGAGCCAGGAGCACCGACCGGGGGAGCACCGGGACGAGCACCATCCCGTTGTAGACCTCGAAGCCCATCCGCTCCGACCTCCGAGGCTGAACCTCCGGCATGAACGCATACGGCACCGCATCACCCATCGCCCGCTTCAGCCGACGAGCGAGGTTCGCCAAGTCGCCCTTCACCGCACCCCGATCCGACGCCCGATCCAGGTAGTCGTCGGAGTAGGTAGGCGACAACAGCACCCGCAGATCGTTCGCCACCACGAACCTCCGAAGCCGCCCCACCGACCGCTTCACATTGTCACGCCGCCGGTCGTCGTGGTCGAGTTGTGAGGGTGTATCAAGAACAGGGGAGGCAGCCCGATCGGGTGTGCTTAGCGCACGCTGGCCGAGGGGACGGCGACGTCTTCAGTGCCTCAGCACCCCTGTCGGGACTTCGCCATCAGCTTCTGCCTCACGCTGTGACGACTCGGCCCCGCGCGATGTCGGAAATGCTGTGCACGCGCCATTACGAACGGACGGGACTTCCACTTCGACCCCGGTCGGAGGCCGTGGATCAGTGCGTCTCGGGTCCCGTCACGTGTTGTTTGCGACGGGTCGAAGACAGGCCCGCGGCTACCAGAACTCCGACCGCAGCGCCTACGCCTACGTTCGCTGCACTAATCACCACCGCGCTCACCCCGGTCCACAGACCCTCTCCCGCTTCGGCCGCGTAGTAGATGCCGGCCGCAGCGGCGACCATCGCCGTAGAGGCCCATAAGCCTCGCCTGTGGCGATGCAGGACTGCTCCCACCAGGACACCGACGATCAGGAGTGTGGGGTTCATGACTTCTTCCTCCGCTCGGTAACACTCAATAGGGGTCGTACCAGTGCCCTGTGGACAACAGCCAACTGCATCCACCCCACTTGTACAGAGCCCACGATGCCCACGAGGCAGGATCACCTGTTGCCTTGAACTCGACAGTATGTTCGGTCCACGCGTCGATGGACAGGCAGAAGGTGCCATTGCGATACAGCCCATATGTGTGGAGACCCCGGTCGCACGACCCTGTGAAGTAGTACGAGGATGAGTAGGTGGACCAACCGGAAGGGATGAACGGGGTCCACGACGACCACCGATTCCACGCCGTGGCGCAGGAGCCAGACCAACTCCATTGCTCATTGCTGTATGTCTTCGCGACGTAGATGCCCACGGGGTCAGTGGTGTGACCTCGCATGAACCCCCGGTACTCGTAAGACGTGGCCGCAGCCGGCCCGGCTAGTGACTCCGATGTAGATGAAGCGTGTTCATCTACCAGGCCGGCGTCGGTCGCTACTCCCACCGGCAGCCAAGCACCTTCGAGCGTCTGGGAGCACTTGTCGAAGAAGAATCCGATCTCGCGCTCAACGTAGATCACCCCATCGAGCTTTGGTGCCTGAGCCGAGTCCACTGATCCCGAGAACTCGCACCCCGCCTCGCCATCTCGCCACACTCGCTCTCCCAGGACCTCGGTCACCGAGTACTGGGGGTCGTAGTCGAGCAGGGCTGCTGACTGCGTGGCTGCGTCGAACATCGAATCGTGATACCGATATTCGACCCGTCCGTCCGCGAACTTGACCGCGTCGAACATGACGCCTGCGACGAACGTGTCTACGGTTCCTGCGACAGCGTCACCGCCCAGCGACTCGCTTCCACCTGCGACGCCTACCGCGGCCGTACCGAGCGCTGTCAGTATCAGCACCGCCCCAACCAACAGCTTCGGAGGAACCATGGCAACTCCTTTCCTCGGCATGGGTACCTCTCGGGTTCCTGGACTGCCCCCTCAGCCTTGGGTGATCCCAAGTTCTGCTAGGTTTGCCCAGAGTTTACCACACCGTTCGAATGTTGCCAGGGCAACTCTGACCCATCAGGTGTTGGCAGGGCCGCTTCGGGACCCCCGACCTCACCGTCGAGCCTCGGATGACGCTTTCGGACGCTTTCGCGGCGAGGGCGGCCCGCCGGAGTTCGACGACCTTCACGCATTCTCACCCACTGATTCCGAGAGAGGACACCCATCCGATCAACGCGACTGACGGCTTCGTCCGTGTGGTACCCGATGTGAATTCGTCGGCAACCGGTAGGTTCGAATCGGTGGT
This genomic interval carries:
- the tkt gene encoding transketolase gives rise to the protein MSPEQRAVDTLRVLSIDAIQRADSGHPGMPMGMADIAVVLWGRHLRVDPSDPLWPDRDRFVLSNGHGSMLLYSLLHLSGFPVTMDDITAFRQWGSATPGHPEREPHLGIETTTGPLGQGLGTAVGMAIAEAHLRATLGEDLVDHRTYAFVGDGDLMEGISSEAASLAGRLVLGRITFLYDDNEISIEGSTDLAFTEDVLARFTSFGWHTLDVDGHDRQAVDQAITAAAADPRPSLIACHTRIAYGAPTLEGTAASHGSPLGAAEITAYKESIGWDLPQFEVPDEVREFFAAAMDRGRAARQAWLERSQKAFADPERRAAWERHFQAPTIEIGDLGYQPGERVETRKASGRAINRISSEMPGLIGGSADLAPSTNTLIAEAGEFQDSPSGHNLRFGVREHAMGAAVNGIAIHGGLRPFGATFLVFSDYMRPSIRLAALMGAPSIFVFTHDSVFLGEDGPTHQPIEHLASLRAIPGLHVVRPADAGETAEAWEMALERTEGPTALVLTRQAVPVLDRTGLEGAAHRGGYVLRPGTDLVLIATGSEVWVALEAADLLAAGGVSAQVVSLPCWEAFLEQDDEYRTAVLGDGLPRVSLEAASPFGWERFVGIDGLRIGIDRFGASAPWERIAEEMGLTSPAVASRIEHWLSGR
- a CDS encoding Xaa-Pro peptidase family protein: MDYAARLDRARTLMGERSIDLLLLSVGADLPYFSGYSAPQLERLTMLVVPADGPATLVVPRLEAPRVEVPGDAFAVRPWDETEDPVEIVVDLAGTPGRALVGDNTWSVFLLSLQEAMPATGFAPASPLTRELRMRKEPAEIDLLRAAGAAADRVAVRLATTRFSGLTERQLAAKVEAMAVEEGHDHAWSAIVAAGPNGASPHHEPGGRPIVEGDAVVVDFGGTVGGYHSDTTRTFAMGPPREPVAAAHAVLEEAQEAARSAVRPGVTAESIDAAARQVIDAAGLGERFIHRTGHGIGLEVHEHPFIVAGNRIPLEPGMAFSIEPGIYVPGEFGLRIEDIVVCTADGIDELNRSPRGLVVVE